The proteins below come from a single Miscanthus floridulus cultivar M001 chromosome 1, ASM1932011v1, whole genome shotgun sequence genomic window:
- the LOC136477790 gene encoding LOB domain-containing protein 6-like, with protein MAMEARRRGQDPVYGCAGIVGRLQGEIRAAQCELTRTQVQIAVHAAAALAPHPASSSVDALAAAQHAPAAPLQQQDDDDDAREPFQGLDALLIDDYRWDALTRLL; from the coding sequence ATGGCGATGGAGGCGCGCCGGCGGGGGCAGGACCCGGTGTACGGCTGCGCCGGGATCGTGGGCCGCCTCCAGGGAGAGATCAGAGCGGCGCAGTGCGAGCTGACCAGGACGCAGGTCCAGATCGCCGTGCACGCCGCGGCAGCTCTCGCGCCGCATCCGGCGTCGTCGTCggtggacgcgctggcggcggcaCAGCACGCGCCGGCGGCCCCTCTGCAGCagcaagacgacgacgacgatgcgcgGGAGCCGTTCCAAGGATTGGATGCCCTGCTCATCGATGATTATCGCTGGGATGCTTTAACTCGCTTGCTTTGA